The Acidobacteriota bacterium genome has a segment encoding these proteins:
- a CDS encoding YbhB/YbcL family Raf kinase inhibitor-like protein, with protein sequence MGFTLKSSVFGHEGMIPSKYTCDAEDVSPPLSWENPPEGTKSFSLISDDPDAPVGTWVHWVVWGIPPDARSLPEGVIPDEALESGARQGKTDFGRVGYGGPCPPSGTHRYFFKLYALDSEIAPPARATKKELLEAMKGHVLEEAVLMGKYKRKR encoded by the coding sequence ATGGGATTCACTCTGAAAAGCTCCGTGTTCGGGCACGAGGGGATGATTCCCTCAAAATATACCTGCGACGCCGAGGACGTCTCGCCGCCCCTGAGCTGGGAAAATCCGCCCGAGGGCACTAAGAGTTTTTCCCTGATCTCCGACGATCCCGACGCCCCCGTGGGCACGTGGGTGCACTGGGTGGTGTGGGGAATTCCCCCGGACGCGCGGTCGCTGCCCGAGGGAGTGATACCCGACGAGGCGCTCGAAAGCGGCGCCCGGCAGGGCAAGACCGACTTCGGGCGCGTGGGCTACGGCGGCCCGTGCCCCCCGTCGGGGACGCACCGCTACTTCTTCAAGCTCTACGCCCTCGACTCGGAAATCGCCCCTCCCGCCCGGGCGACGAAGAAGGAGCTTCTTGAGGCGATGAAAGGGCACGTTCTCGAAGAGGCCGTGCTGATGGGGAAATACAAGAGGAAGCGGTAA